The following are encoded in a window of Polynucleobacter sp. VK25 genomic DNA:
- a CDS encoding SxtJ family membrane protein, whose amino-acid sequence MPSNQKFGLLFSAIFFGSSIYFQWKNYSWLVICLLFLAILFLLFTICAPIILAPLNRAWFALSLFLGKLISPMALSIIFFVLIVPVALVTRLFGRDELLLKKRQSMSYWINKPPIKPDSFKNQF is encoded by the coding sequence ATGCCTTCCAATCAAAAATTTGGCTTGTTGTTTAGCGCTATCTTTTTTGGATCTTCTATCTATTTTCAGTGGAAAAACTATTCCTGGTTGGTGATTTGCTTACTATTTTTAGCCATTCTTTTTCTATTATTTACTATCTGCGCACCCATCATATTGGCGCCACTTAATCGAGCTTGGTTTGCCTTAAGTTTATTTTTAGGAAAATTAATTAGTCCTATGGCCTTAAGTATAATTTTTTTTGTTTTGATTGTGCCTGTTGCCTTGGTAACTCGTTTGTTTGGTAGGGATGAATTATTGCTAAAAAAACGCCAATCTATGAGTTATTGGATTAATAAACCACCAATCAAGCCGGATTCATTTAAAAATCAATTTTAA
- a CDS encoding Gfo/Idh/MocA family protein, whose protein sequence is MNVSESNSINWGIVGVGAISKKFVKNFSLLKNCSITSICSRSIEKANAFANEFGLDYAYGSPMEMILSSGIDAVYIATPISTHFEIAKLFLRHGISVLVEKPIVVNVDQLDILYEIANNNKAYILDGMWTLYNRNIQKISDKNFIQKFGRLQHMESTLAFNNTIVANELFESKEYGGALADLGVYQIYIASLFSRLDIAHTACSFIKNSSSVDLTYNIVLLGDNISARLSGSIVAPEHSFFKVISDEYEILIPHPIFNPKIIIFLPKNRLSIKKNIFCFFLSLESVFNYLLQLAGDKLLSKKYNPLHYQVLDINDLISGKKLQPLISYNFTRRAIQTLEDAIKVRN, encoded by the coding sequence ATGAATGTTTCGGAATCTAATTCAATTAATTGGGGCATTGTAGGCGTAGGCGCTATATCAAAAAAATTTGTTAAAAATTTTTCACTTTTAAAGAATTGTTCAATCACATCCATCTGCTCTAGAAGCATCGAAAAGGCTAATGCATTTGCAAATGAATTTGGGTTAGATTATGCCTATGGGTCGCCCATGGAAATGATTTTGTCTTCGGGCATTGATGCGGTTTATATTGCAACCCCTATTTCAACTCATTTTGAGATTGCAAAGTTATTTCTTAGGCACGGAATCTCTGTATTGGTAGAAAAGCCGATAGTGGTTAATGTTGATCAATTAGATATTTTGTATGAAATTGCAAATAACAATAAAGCATATATTCTTGATGGTATGTGGACTTTATATAATAGAAATATACAAAAAATATCTGACAAAAATTTCATCCAAAAATTTGGTCGTCTACAACACATGGAATCTACGCTGGCATTCAACAATACAATAGTTGCTAATGAGTTGTTTGAGTCCAAGGAGTATGGCGGCGCCTTGGCTGATTTGGGTGTTTATCAAATTTACATTGCCTCTTTATTTTCACGCCTGGATATTGCTCATACAGCCTGCAGTTTTATTAAGAATTCTTCGAGTGTAGATCTAACCTACAACATTGTATTGTTAGGAGATAATATTTCCGCTCGATTAAGTGGTTCGATTGTTGCGCCTGAACATAGTTTTTTCAAAGTAATTTCTGATGAATATGAAATTTTAATACCCCATCCAATTTTTAATCCAAAAATTATTATTTTTCTACCTAAAAATAGGCTTTCTATTAAAAAAAATATTTTTTGTTTTTTTCTTTCTCTTGAAAGTGTTTTTAATTATCTTTTGCAGTTGGCTGGTGATAAACTACTTTCAAAAAAATATAATCCACTTCACTATCAAGTATTGGATATTAATGATTTAATTTCAGGAAAAAAATTGCAGCCATTGATATCATATAATTTTACTAGGCGCGCTATTCAAACTTTGGAAGATGCTATAAAAGTTCGAAATTAG
- a CDS encoding carbamoyltransferase, which yields MYILGISAYYHDSAACLVCDGGIVAAAQEERFTRKKHDSAFPDRAISYCLKEAGILPHQVDYIVFYDKPFLKFERLLETYLAFAPNGLRSFITSMPIWLKDKLFQKSVITDALKDLWGKDIKWGERLLFSEHHLSHAASAFFPSPFESAAVLTMDGVGEWTTTSLAVGCGNKLEVIKEIHFPHSLGLLYSAITYYTGFKVNSGEYKVMGLAPYGKPIYAELIKKHLIDIKGDGSFALNMSYFNYCTGLTMTNKKFDSLFGGPPRLPESELTQREMDLAASVQAVTEEIVIKLARGIAKSTGQKNLCLAGGVALNCVANGKLLRENLFDDIWIQPAAGDAGGAVGAALGAYYIMLKQPREINSDSLDGMKGSYLGPEFSQAEIEAELKEGGAVFTSYGPDELVSRAAQALADGKAIGWMNGRMEFGPRSLGGRSILADPRSATMQRLLNLKVKYRESFRPFAPSVLREDVSEWFDLDADSPYMLMVADVAKSKRRVMSSEEEALFGIEKLNILRSDVPSVTHVDYSARVQTVHEQTNPRYYYLIKRFKELTGCPVLVNTSFNIRGEPIVCSPSDAFRCFMGTELDILVVGNAFLEKSKQSQSLNFDYKVSYGLD from the coding sequence GTGTATATCTTAGGAATTTCGGCTTACTATCACGATTCAGCGGCTTGCTTAGTTTGCGATGGTGGGATAGTGGCTGCAGCACAAGAAGAGCGCTTTACTCGCAAAAAACATGACTCAGCGTTTCCCGATAGAGCCATCTCTTATTGCTTAAAAGAGGCTGGTATTTTGCCTCATCAGGTCGATTACATTGTGTTTTACGATAAACCTTTTTTAAAGTTTGAGCGATTGCTAGAGACTTATCTTGCTTTTGCGCCAAATGGTTTAAGGAGCTTCATTACTTCTATGCCCATATGGTTGAAAGATAAACTCTTTCAAAAAAGCGTGATCACGGATGCTCTAAAAGATTTGTGGGGGAAAGACATTAAGTGGGGTGAGCGCCTACTTTTTTCTGAGCATCATTTAAGTCATGCAGCCAGCGCTTTTTTCCCTTCTCCCTTTGAGTCCGCAGCTGTTCTCACAATGGATGGTGTGGGCGAGTGGACAACAACTTCTCTTGCGGTTGGGTGTGGCAACAAGCTGGAAGTGATCAAAGAAATCCATTTTCCGCATTCACTTGGATTGCTATATTCAGCCATTACTTATTACACAGGCTTTAAGGTTAATTCAGGGGAATACAAGGTAATGGGTTTGGCGCCTTACGGCAAACCCATTTATGCCGAGCTGATAAAGAAACATCTGATTGACATCAAGGGTGACGGCTCATTTGCTTTAAATATGAGCTATTTCAATTATTGCACTGGCTTAACCATGACCAACAAAAAGTTTGATAGCCTATTTGGTGGCCCTCCAAGACTGCCTGAATCTGAGTTGACGCAACGGGAGATGGATCTCGCTGCTTCTGTCCAGGCGGTTACTGAGGAGATAGTGATCAAGCTTGCTAGAGGAATTGCTAAATCTACAGGTCAAAAAAATCTGTGCTTGGCAGGCGGTGTAGCGTTGAATTGTGTGGCCAATGGCAAGCTCCTTCGCGAAAATCTCTTTGACGATATCTGGATTCAACCTGCAGCTGGTGATGCTGGTGGTGCTGTGGGCGCTGCACTAGGCGCTTACTACATTATGTTGAAGCAGCCTCGAGAAATTAATTCAGATTCTTTGGATGGGATGAAAGGTTCTTACTTGGGACCCGAGTTTAGTCAGGCAGAGATTGAAGCGGAGTTGAAAGAGGGCGGTGCAGTTTTTACTAGTTATGGGCCAGATGAGTTGGTGTCAAGAGCGGCCCAAGCTTTAGCTGATGGTAAAGCTATTGGCTGGATGAATGGCCGTATGGAATTTGGCCCTCGTTCATTGGGCGGTAGGAGTATTTTAGCTGACCCAAGATCTGCCACAATGCAAAGATTGCTCAACCTTAAGGTCAAATATCGCGAATCATTTAGACCGTTTGCACCGAGCGTCTTGCGTGAAGATGTCTCCGAGTGGTTTGATCTTGATGCGGATAGCCCTTATATGTTAATGGTTGCGGATGTAGCTAAATCCAAGCGGCGCGTCATGTCATCTGAGGAAGAGGCATTATTTGGCATTGAAAAGCTTAATATCTTGCGCTCAGATGTTCCTTCAGTAACCCATGTGGATTATTCGGCTAGAGTACAGACGGTTCACGAGCAAACTAATCCTCGCTATTACTATCTCATTAAACGCTTTAAAGAGTTAACTGGTTGCCCTGTATTGGTGAATACCTCTTTTAATATTCGAGGTGAACCTATTGTTTGCTCACCAAGCGATGCCTTTAGATGTTTTATGGGCACTGAGCTCGATATCTTGGTGGTGGGAAATGCATTTCTAGAAAAATCAAAGCAATCGCAGTCATTAAACTTTGATTACAAGGTCAGTTATGGGCTGGATTAA
- a CDS encoding SGNH/GDSL hydrolase family protein produces the protein MSWIKTFLLAFILFLLTLKTIDIAWGFISPSERVNGSVRSISLREIPPNTESYTTPTTYYLSRTENLEKKNYKYRTDSNGFILGKANSEKDSAKVDIIFFGGSTTQCILVDEDIRFPAHISDLITRKDGAPIVALNAGMGASNSMHSLISLIGKGLPKRPKYAFLMHAINDLTLLELVPSYWDAPTDRALVVSGQREDFGFKYFSFNFIKQVLIPNTWPEYKYIISNIASKYNVNLDHKKYKLSSRNYIEIRRSVHDQFKKSLISFVEISRAWGIEPVLMTQFNRIHMGDKFIQEVYEKDSQTGINWDDFVSLYAVMNEITREVAREKKVTLIDLDKEIPSNSKYIYDAVHLNGEGSKLVGKVIARRLSERYQKDFSLSAQ, from the coding sequence ATGAGTTGGATTAAAACCTTTTTATTAGCATTTATTTTGTTTTTGCTAACGCTAAAAACTATAGATATTGCCTGGGGCTTCATCTCTCCGTCTGAAAGGGTTAATGGCAGCGTAAGGTCCATCTCTCTTCGAGAGATACCCCCGAATACAGAGAGCTATACAACTCCAACTACTTATTATTTAAGTAGAACGGAAAATCTTGAAAAGAAGAATTACAAGTACAGAACAGACTCAAATGGGTTTATATTAGGCAAGGCAAATTCAGAAAAAGATTCCGCTAAGGTGGATATTATATTTTTTGGCGGAAGTACAACTCAATGTATTTTAGTTGATGAAGATATAAGATTTCCAGCACATATTTCAGATTTGATTACTCGCAAAGATGGTGCGCCAATAGTTGCTTTAAATGCAGGAATGGGGGCCAGCAACTCGATGCATTCCCTTATCTCGCTAATTGGAAAAGGATTGCCAAAGAGGCCAAAATATGCTTTTTTAATGCATGCTATTAACGACCTAACCCTGCTAGAGCTAGTCCCTTCATACTGGGATGCGCCGACTGACAGAGCTTTGGTAGTTAGCGGCCAAAGGGAGGATTTTGGCTTCAAATATTTTTCCTTTAACTTCATTAAGCAAGTTCTTATTCCAAATACATGGCCCGAGTATAAATACATTATTTCAAATATCGCCAGCAAATATAATGTAAATTTAGACCATAAAAAATATAAATTATCATCACGAAACTACATCGAAATTAGACGTAGTGTTCATGACCAATTTAAAAAATCTCTCATTTCTTTTGTTGAAATTTCAAGAGCATGGGGGATTGAGCCGGTTCTAATGACCCAATTCAATAGAATTCATATGGGTGATAAATTTATTCAAGAAGTTTATGAAAAAGACTCTCAAACCGGCATTAATTGGGATGATTTTGTATCTCTATATGCGGTAATGAACGAAATAACGCGTGAGGTCGCTCGCGAAAAAAAGGTTACCTTAATTGATCTGGATAAAGAGATCCCTTCGAATTCAAAATATATTTATGATGCCGTTCATTTAAATGGGGAAGGCAGCAAATTGGTGGGGAAAGTTATTGCCAGGCGCCTATCAGAGCGGTACCAGAAAGATTTCAGCTTATCAGCCCAGTAG
- a CDS encoding NAD-dependent epimerase/dehydratase family protein, producing MKKIAIVGAGGYVGSHLYSYLRSRGYECTGIARNPNIEGVLKCDIFEVDKLSALINGADVVVNCVGYAHSVSSKFDKTQKFKHQSLNYESVISLAASCKKANVSKIVNISSIKAYAPDSDFYSKYKKAAEDYLRDPACQIFFSSVNLRIPMVFGKSSKGYLALMARYVKNGIFPPIPETRNRRSMIHIDDLTTAIEVAINNDNINGKVLAVSALYAPSGREIFDKFREIYGYRKLSIEVPKFLFVISAIICDILQEVIRNELPYNSLTLTKLMDDAYYPAEEFMSLTEWSPKISLFEGLKDYK from the coding sequence GTGAAAAAAATTGCAATTGTAGGTGCAGGGGGATATGTGGGGTCACACTTATATTCCTATCTACGCTCCAGGGGGTATGAGTGCACAGGAATAGCAAGAAATCCAAATATTGAGGGCGTGCTGAAATGTGATATTTTTGAGGTGGATAAGCTTAGCGCGCTGATTAATGGGGCTGACGTGGTGGTCAATTGCGTGGGTTATGCCCATTCAGTAAGCTCTAAGTTTGATAAAACTCAAAAATTTAAGCACCAATCTCTAAATTACGAATCAGTGATCAGTTTAGCTGCATCCTGCAAAAAGGCTAACGTATCTAAAATCGTCAATATATCATCGATCAAGGCTTACGCTCCTGACTCAGACTTTTATAGTAAATATAAGAAAGCAGCCGAAGATTATCTGAGGGACCCTGCCTGTCAAATTTTTTTTAGCTCTGTTAATTTGAGAATTCCCATGGTTTTCGGAAAAAGTAGTAAGGGGTATTTGGCATTGATGGCCCGTTATGTCAAAAATGGCATCTTCCCTCCGATTCCGGAGACTCGGAACCGTAGATCTATGATTCATATTGATGACCTAACTACGGCTATTGAAGTTGCAATTAATAACGATAATATCAACGGAAAAGTCCTCGCTGTATCGGCGTTATATGCTCCATCAGGCAGGGAGATTTTTGATAAATTTAGAGAGATTTACGGCTACAGAAAATTATCTATTGAGGTTCCTAAGTTCCTTTTTGTAATTTCGGCAATAATCTGCGATATCTTGCAGGAAGTTATTCGTAATGAGCTGCCTTATAACTCTTTAACCCTTACAAAATTAATGGATGATGCATATTACCCAGCCGAGGAATTTATGTCCCTAACAGAATGGAGCCCTAAAATCAGCCTATTTGAGGGCCTGAAAGATTACAAATAA
- a CDS encoding sugar transferase, with amino-acid sequence MEKYLRPIGPSHAYSYVKRFCDVIFSASLLLLLSPVIIIISVISFFKLGRPILFFSTRVGQKNGFFFMPKFRTMDKGAPIVATHLLEGVDHIITPFGSFLRRTSLDELPQLWSILVGEMSVVGPRPALFNQIDLIELRTKNNVHLLKPGLTGWAQVNGRDNLSIHDKVEFEVEYLNKISFILDCKIIILTAIKVLFQSDVVH; translated from the coding sequence TTGGAAAAATATCTCAGGCCTATTGGTCCTTCGCATGCATATTCTTATGTTAAGAGATTTTGCGACGTTATTTTCTCTGCGTCTCTACTGCTTTTACTTTCCCCAGTTATTATTATAATTTCTGTAATTAGTTTTTTTAAACTAGGGCGCCCCATCCTTTTCTTCTCAACAAGGGTTGGCCAAAAAAATGGTTTTTTTTTCATGCCCAAGTTTCGCACTATGGATAAAGGTGCTCCTATAGTTGCTACACATCTTTTGGAGGGAGTCGATCATATAATCACACCATTTGGTTCATTTTTGCGAAGAACTAGCCTGGACGAGCTACCTCAGCTCTGGAGTATATTAGTCGGAGAAATGTCGGTTGTGGGTCCAAGACCTGCGCTATTTAATCAAATTGATCTTATTGAATTGCGCACCAAGAATAATGTTCATTTGTTGAAGCCCGGCTTGACCGGCTGGGCCCAGGTAAATGGAAGAGATAACCTATCCATTCATGATAAGGTCGAGTTTGAGGTTGAATACCTAAATAAAATATCTTTTATCCTTGACTGTAAGATCATTATTCTTACTGCTATAAAGGTATTATTTCAAAGCGATGTTGTTCACTAA
- a CDS encoding glycosyltransferase family 2 protein: protein MIAVSIVSHHHGEFLPALIVALDQFPEVEKIILTINVPDESYLPKSDKLQVIRNLSPKGFGDNHNSAFEECYSDFFCVLNPDIFFLENPFPLLLDIFLNQSVGVSAPLVCNQSLDIEDSFRNFPSLSSLFLKVFFDKKGQSNYQGDGEPFLSDWVAGMFMLFERKTFSILGGFDRKYYLYYEDVDICARVWSINRSVYVVPAAKVIHDARRQSHKNLKFFLWHLKSLTRYLVKNFNLPKRTQG, encoded by the coding sequence GTGATAGCCGTCTCTATCGTTAGCCATCATCATGGAGAGTTTTTGCCGGCGCTTATAGTTGCTCTTGATCAATTTCCTGAGGTAGAAAAAATAATATTGACAATCAATGTTCCTGATGAATCATATCTACCTAAATCAGATAAGCTTCAGGTCATAAGGAATTTGTCACCAAAGGGATTTGGTGACAATCATAACTCCGCTTTTGAAGAATGCTATAGTGATTTTTTCTGTGTTTTAAACCCAGATATTTTTTTCTTAGAAAATCCATTTCCTCTATTGCTTGATATTTTTTTAAATCAATCCGTTGGGGTTTCTGCACCATTAGTTTGCAATCAGAGTTTGGATATTGAAGATAGCTTTCGCAATTTTCCAAGTCTGAGCTCTTTGTTTTTAAAAGTTTTTTTTGATAAAAAGGGTCAGTCCAATTATCAAGGTGATGGTGAGCCTTTTTTAAGTGACTGGGTAGCGGGTATGTTTATGCTTTTTGAGAGAAAAACTTTTTCCATCCTTGGTGGTTTTGACCGCAAGTATTATTTATATTATGAGGACGTTGATATTTGCGCAAGAGTCTGGAGTATCAATAGGTCAGTATATGTAGTTCCTGCTGCGAAAGTAATACATGATGCACGTAGACAAAGTCATAAAAACTTGAAATTTTTTTTATGGCATCTTAAAAGTTTAACAAGGTATCTTGTAAAAAATTTTAATTTGCCCAAAAGGACCCAGGGGTGA
- a CDS encoding phytanoyl-CoA dioxygenase family protein: MNKLDRKKFDEEGFLVLESVFSLEECKKLQREIEAHIATGLMPLTKKDAHQELITHNSILKVCDELMGGVGFRFHHLHSARHEEGMKSMGWHHDYELADQPRKHLMLHFLIYLSGLNGEIGELLVVPGSHRMLVKSRQFFKKDFDFFEGYKVIDKLAPGSLVVINSATIHSRRARSGGGNSPRYFIDLSYCQETTKWPRYCGRNDWGNVLANLSLWAKDDRARLIVRDDCYFTPLNNYFYSRLRNIMIPKISKIRKNFKAFFA; the protein is encoded by the coding sequence ATGAATAAATTAGATCGTAAAAAATTTGATGAAGAGGGATTTTTGGTATTAGAGTCTGTATTTTCTCTGGAGGAGTGCAAAAAACTTCAGCGAGAAATTGAAGCTCATATAGCCACTGGTTTAATGCCATTAACAAAAAAAGATGCCCATCAAGAGTTGATCACCCACAACTCTATTCTCAAGGTTTGTGATGAATTAATGGGTGGTGTTGGCTTTAGGTTTCACCATCTTCATTCTGCACGCCATGAAGAGGGAATGAAATCTATGGGTTGGCATCATGATTATGAGCTTGCGGATCAACCCCGCAAACATCTAATGCTTCATTTTTTAATTTATTTGAGTGGATTAAATGGTGAAATTGGCGAATTATTGGTTGTACCAGGATCGCATCGGATGCTTGTAAAAAGCCGTCAGTTCTTTAAAAAGGATTTTGATTTTTTTGAGGGCTATAAGGTGATAGATAAATTAGCGCCGGGATCTTTGGTTGTCATAAATTCTGCAACCATTCATTCTCGTCGAGCACGATCGGGTGGAGGAAATAGCCCCCGTTATTTTATAGATCTTTCTTATTGTCAAGAAACCACAAAATGGCCAAGATATTGCGGAAGAAATGATTGGGGCAATGTGCTTGCAAATTTATCACTCTGGGCAAAAGACGATCGCGCTCGCTTAATTGTCCGTGATGATTGTTACTTTACGCCATTGAATAACTATTTCTATAGTAGATTACGAAACATAATGATTCCTAAAATTTCAAAAATTCGAAAGAATTTCAAGGCATTTTTTGCATAA
- a CDS encoding DUF5989 family protein, producing the protein MSFLKELWAFLSYRKKLWLLPIIVVMVVLGALLVFAQGSVLAPFIYTLF; encoded by the coding sequence TTGAGCTTTCTAAAAGAGCTGTGGGCATTTTTGAGTTACCGAAAAAAGCTTTGGCTGTTACCCATCATCGTTGTTATGGTGGTACTTGGTGCTTTGTTAGTTTTTGCCCAAGGTTCAGTTTTGGCTCCATTCATTTATACGCTCTTTTAA